A part of Salvelinus alpinus chromosome 23, SLU_Salpinus.1, whole genome shotgun sequence genomic DNA contains:
- the LOC139550304 gene encoding spindlin-W-like isoform X2 yields the protein MSKKRGRKRSSGELSESSGLSLSSTPDANNLLGLRIEHNWREKGNLTKWKGTVLERLTVNTSLYMVKYDGFDCVYGIELFKDERVSNLQVLTEKVVNNKIKVPHDAPELVGKAVEHLFEKEDGEKNEWRGMVLSRAPVMTNWYYITYEKDPVLYMYQLWDDYKDGDLRILPEAENKHLLPADRKPGEETESLVGKQVEYVTDKGVKRTGLVIYQVPAKPSVYYIKYDDDFHIHVYDLVKTT from the exons ATGTCCAAGAAAAGGGGCAG AAAGCGTAGCAGCGGCGAGCTGAGTGAGAGTTCGGGTTTGTCTCTGTCGTCGACCCCAGACGCTAACAACCTGCTGGGCCTGCGGATTGAGCACAATTGGAGGGAGAAGGGCAACCTGACCAAGTGGAAAGGCACAGTGCTGGAGCGCCTCACCGTCAACACCTCCCTGTACATGGTCAAATACGACGGCTTCGACTGCGTCTATGGCATCGAGCTGTTCAAAGACGAGCGGGTGTCCAACCTGCAGGTTTTAACAGAGAAAGTCG TAAACAACAAGATCAAGGTGCCCCACGATGCGCCAGAGCTGGTGGGCAAGGCTGTGGAGCACCTGTTTGAGAAGGAGGACGGTGAGAAGAATGAGTGGCGGGGCATGGTGCTCTCTCGCGCCCCCGTCATGACCAACTGGTACTACATCACCTATGAGAAGGACCCTGTGCTCTACATGTACCAGCTGTGGGACGACTATAAGGACGGAGACCTCCGCATCCTGCCTGAAGCTG AGAACAAACACCTGCTGCCTGCGGACAGGAAGCCAGGCGAGGAGACGGAGAGCCTTGTGGGTAAGCAGGTGGAGTACGTCACTGATAAGGGCGTGAAGAGGACTGGGCTGGTTATCTACCAGGTTCCCGCCAAACCCTCCGTCTACTACATCAAATACGACGACGACTTCCACATCCACGTTTATGAC CTGGTCAAAACCACCTAG
- the LOC139550304 gene encoding spindlin-W-like isoform X1, which produces MSKKRGRKRSSGELSESSGLSLSSTPDANNLLGLRIEHNWREKGNLTKWKGTVLERLTVNTSLYMVKYDGFDCVYGIELFKDERVSNLQVLTEKVVNNKIKVPHDAPELVGKAVEHLFEKEDGEKNEWRGMVLSRAPVMTNWYYITYEKDPVLYMYQLWDDYKDGDLRILPEAENKHLLPADRKPGEETESLVGKQVEYVTDKGVKRTGLVIYQVPAKPSVYYIKYDDDFHIHVYDLVKTT; this is translated from the exons ATGTCCAAGAAAAGGGGCAG AAAGCGTAGCAGCGGCGAGCTGAGTGAGAGTTCGGGTTTGTCTCTGTCGTCGACCCCAGACGCTAACAACCTGCTGGGCCTGCGGATTGAGCACAATTGGAGGGAGAAGGGCAACCTGACCAAGTGGAAAGGCACAGTGCTGGAGCGCCTCACCGTCAACACCTCCCTGTACATGGTCAAATACGACGGCTTCGACTGCGTCTATGGCATCGAGCTGTTCAAAGACGAGCGGGTGTCCAACCTGCAGGTTTTAACAGAGAAAGTCG TAAACAACAAGATCAAGGTGCCCCACGATGCGCCAGAGCTGGTGGGCAAGGCTGTGGAGCACCTGTTTGAGAAGGAGGACGGTGAGAAGAATGAGTGGCGGGGCATGGTGCTCTCTCGCGCCCCCGTCATGACCAACTGGTACTACATCACCTATGAGAAGGACCCTGTGCTCTACATGTACCAGCTGTGGGACGACTATAAGGACGGAGACCTCCGCATCCTGCCTGAAGCTG AGAACAAACACCTGCTGCCTGCGGACAGGAAGCCAGGCGAGGAGACGGAGAGCCTTGTGGGTAAGCAGGTGGAGTACGTCACTGATAAGGGCGTGAAGAGGACTGGGCTGGTTATCTACCAGGTTCCCGCCAAACCCTCCGTCTACTACATCAAATACGACGACGACTTCCACATCCACGTTTATGACCTGGTCAAAACCACCTAG
- the LOC139550302 gene encoding hydroxysteroid 11-beta-dehydrogenase 1-like protein: MQVPMKTVFLIFAVCLMAVLWRDTFDPESVRNARVLVTGASTGIGEQVAYHYAKMGAQVVITARREYALQKVAANCTSLGAQKALYVTGDMSQSSDPERVVRMAVEQLGGLDILVLNHIGSTPFAMWNGDGDHVRELMQLNFLSYVNMASAALPVLEQSAGSMIVVSSLLGKITTPFVGPYAATKFAVNGFFGSMQHELAMQRSNVSLTITTLGLIDTDSAMDKIRGYTNMTAYPASDAALHIIKAGATQQKESFYPGYIYFACLCRDWFPFFRDIIIQNSYTY, encoded by the exons ATGCAGGTCCCGATGAAGACCGTGTTTTTAATTTTTGCCGTTTGCCTGATGGCAGTCCTCTGGAGGGACACATTTGATCCAG AATCTGTTCGTAATGCCAGGGTGCTGGTGACTGGGGCCAGCACAGGCATCGGAGAACAGGTGGCATACCACTATGCCAAGATGGGCGCCCAGGTCGTCATCACGGCCAGGAGGGAGTATGCGTTACAGAAG GTGGCAGCGAACTGCACAAGCCTGGGGGCCCAGAAGGCTCTGTATGTGACAGGGGACATGTCCCAGTCCTCAGACCCAGAGAGAGTGGTGAGGATGGCTGTCGAACAACTGG GAGGTCTTGACATCCTGGTTCTAAATCACATTGGATCCACCCCATTCGCCATGTGGAACGGAGATGGGGATCACGTCAGGGAACTGATGCAG TTGAATTTCCTCAGCTATGTGAACATGGCTTCAGCAGCTTTGCCAGTACTGGAGCAGAGTGCAGGGTCTATGATCGTAGTGTCATCTCTGTTGG GTAAGATAACCACTCCTTTTGTGGGGCCCTACGCGGCCACCAAGTTTGCAGTGAACGGTTTCTTTGGTTCCATGCAGCATGAGCTAGCCATGCAGCGCAGCAATGTGTCTCTGACCATCACCACACTGGGCCTGATAGACACAGACTCAGCCATGGACAAAATCAG AGGATATACCAACATGACGGCCTACCCAGCCAGCGATGCTGCCCTCCACATCATCAAGGCCGGGGCCACCCAGCAGAAGGAGTCATTTTACCCTGGATACATCTACTTCGCCTGCTTGTGCAGAGACTGGTTCCCCTTCTTCAGAGACATCATCATCCAGAACTCCTACACATATTGA